The window GGCGGTGCCGGATCACGGGCCGGCGGTGATCCGATAACGCGCGTCACGATCTGTTTGTTATGATCCCTGTCGCAGCCGCGCCAGCACCTTCAGCCCGCCATATCCGTCGGCCGGCGTCAGTCCGGACTTGAGCTGAAAATCCTTGATCGCCTTCATGGTGTCGTTGCCGACACGGCCGTCATTTCCGCCGGTATCGAATCCCTGACGGGTGAGGCGGGTCTGCATCTCCTGCACCTCGGCGAGCGTGAGCGCACGCTCCGAGCCGGGGAAGGGCTGGATGAAGGGGCTGCCGCCCAGGATACGATCGCCGAGATGGACGATCGCCAGCGCGTAGTTCATCGACGGATTGTAGCTGCGCACCGCGTAGAAATTCGGCCCGAGCAAGAACGAGGGGCCGCCCGGCACCGGCGTCCAGAGTTGCGCGGTGGCGTTTGGCTGCGGGAACGGCTGTCCGTCGGCGCGTTTGACGCCTGCCGAACCCCAGGCGTCGTAGCTGCGGCTGCCACCGGCACTCACACCGGATGTGCGGACCTCGTAACCCCAGTGTTCGTTGCGATGGTATTTGCCGCGGTTGACCAGATAGCGCGCGGTGGAGCCCAGCGCGTCGTCCGGCTTGCCGAACGGCGACACCCGACCGTCGCCATCATAGTCGAAGCCGACATTGAGCCAGACCTCGGGCATCCACTGCGTGTGCCCCATGGCGCCGGCCCAGGAGCCGCGCATTTCATCTGGCGTGCTCCAGCCGCGCTGCACGATTTTCAGCGCGTTGATCAGTTCGGTTTCCCAATAGGTCTTGCGGCGCGGTTCATTCCAGGCAAGCGCGGCCAGCGACGGAAACACCGGCCGCATATGGTTCTGCTGCACCAGCGGATCGCCATAGGCGCTCTCCACACCCCACAGTGCCAGCAGCGTGCCGCGCTCGACGCCGAAGTCGCGCTCGATGCGCGAGAACACCGCGCCATTCTTCTGCAGCGCCTCCTTGCCGGCGATCAGCCGCCAGTCGGAAACGCGGCGGTTGATATATTGCCAGGCCTGTTCGTTGAACTCCGGCTGATTGCGCATCTTGGTGAACACGCTCATGTCAGGCTCGGTGCGGCCCATCACGCGGGTGTAAGTCGCCTCGGAAATGCCCCGCGCCTCCGCCTTGGCGCGGAAGACATCGCGCCATTGGTCGTAGCCCGGCGGGGCGGCGTGGGCCGCTGACGTCCATGGCCTTGAAACGAGGACAGCCGCTGCCCCCAGCAGCGTCCGTCGCGTCAAACGTTGGGAATCGATGCGGGTCATCGCGGCAGTCTAGAATGAAAATCGCTCGAATTGAATCCGGTTACGGCTCTCAAACCAGATATTGGGACGATGCTGGTTCCCATTGGGTATGACTTGGCTCCGGGATGCGGCGTGAATTAACATCGCGCGTCACTGACCTGGAGCCTGTCATGCCGCAACCCGACCGTTCAGCTCGATATCCACGCCTTGCCGGGCGCTATGCGCTGGTAACAGGTGCTTCGCAAGGTATCGGGCGCGCCATCGCCATTCGTTTTGCCGAGGAGGGCGCCAACGTCGCCATCAATTTCGTTGGCGCCAGCACCGGTGCGGACGAAACTTTGGCGCTGGTGCGGGCAGCATCGACCCGCAACGGGCATGACGAGCGCCAGCATCTCGTGCTGCATGCCGATATCGGTGTTGAGGCGGACATCGTGGCGATGTTCGAGGCGCTGCTGAAGCAGTGGCCGCGGCTCGATTGCCTGGTCAACAATGCGGGATTTCAGCGGGAGTCGGCGACCGAGTCACTTGATGTGGAAACCTATCGTCGCATCATCGAGGTCAATCTGAACGGCGCCGTGCTCTGCGCCCAGCAGGCGCTCGCGCACTTCGTCAAGCGCGGCGGCGGAGGCACCATCGTCAATTGCTCCAGTGTGCACCAGATCATCCCGAAGCCGGGATATCTGGCGTATTCCATCAGCAAGGGAGCGATGTCCAACCTGACCCGCACCCTGGCGCTGGAGTTCGCGGACCGTGGCATTCGCGTCAACGCTGTCGGCCCAGGCGCAATCGATACGCCGATCAATGCGGCCTGGACCGGCGATCCAACCAAACGCGCCGTGGTCGAGAGTCACATTCCGCTCGGGCGCGTCGGAACGGCTGAGGAAATCGCCGGTGTGTTCGCCTTTCTGGCGTCGGACGAAGCGAGTTACATCACCGGGCAGACGATTTTTGCTTGTGGTGGCCTGACGCTGTTCGGCGAATTCCGCGAGAACTGGGCAAGCTAGCAGCGGCGCGGCTACTCGCCGTCGCCTTCCGATGAGAGCCCCGGCTTGTGCGGCTCTTCCGGCACCGCGTGGGCCATCGAAGCCGGCGCGACCGGTTCCGGCAAGATCTCGGTGCCGCGTGCACCGAGCAGCCGTTCATAGGCCGAGATCAGCGTGACGTACGGATTGACCCAGAGCCAGCCGTCGCGGGTGAACACCTGAAGGTCGAAATGCAGGTGTGTCGAGGTGCCGCCAGGATAGTCCTGATAGTTCGAGACCATGCCGATTGTCTCGCCCTCGCTCACGCGCCGGCCGTTCAGCAGACCGTCGGAGTCCATGTGCGCCGGGTTCATGTGCATGTAGCGAACGCGGATATGATCGGTCATGGTGTCGACCAGAAGAAAGGCCGCCTGCTGTGCCGGCCCCCGCACGATCACGCCGTCGCGCACCGCGACAATGGAGAAACGATTGGCCTCGCAGCGGTCGGCGCCGTCGTTGCGCATCGGACACGATGAGGGGCGGATGTCCTGGCCCTGGTGCCCAAAGCCGCTGGCGCACTGTCCCACGCCGAAACTGCGGGTCTCGCAGAAATTGTCCTGCCAGGGATAGCTGTAATTCTCCCGGGCCGACTCGTCGAACACCAGCGGCTTGTCGTTGCGCTTGCAGCGATAGGAGCCGCCCTTGTTGTGCGGTGATGCCGTGCGGCCGGTGTAGTTGCAGTCACCCCAGTTCAGGAACGACTGCGAATTGGCGTAGGCGGGCGCGTCATGCAGCGGAAAGCGCAGTTGGACGTAGGCGGTCGGATCGGCCCGACCGGTCTGCCCGTGATAGCCGCTGTTGGTGATGATCTCGCCGACCGGGCGATAGGTGAAATCGGGGGAGACATTGCCTGGCCGTTCGACGGCCGTGGAGACGATGTCGCCGCGCAACGGGCGCGGCTTGCCGCCATTGATCCGCAGTGCTTTCAGAAAACGCTCGGCGACAACGGAGGCCTCGCGACAGGCGAGGCGGTTGCGTCGCGGCACGCTGTCGAGACACTGGACCGAGACCACATAGGGGATGCCGAACCGCGTGAATGCGTAGCGGAGATAACCCTCGCGCAGGGTGCGGCGCAGGTCCGGGAATTGCTGCGACAGCGCCTTCACCGGTTCGCCCTTGCCGGCGAGCAGATCGTTGATGTCGTAGATCAGCGTCGAGCCGGTGATGTGGATCTCGACGGGACGGGCAAAAGTACGCTGCGGCAAGTCGTCGATGCTGGTCTGGGCCAGCGAGAACACCGCGTCATAGCCGGCGGGACCGGCGTCGAACATCTCCGTCCGGAAGCCGTCCTGATAATGCGCGGCTGACAGGATGGCCGTCGTGCCGCTGAGGCGGTGACCGATCAGCTCCGCTGCATCGAACGGCAGCAGGACCGGCACCGGGCTCTGGGTGATGGCCGGAAAAAATGATGCGGTGATCGCATTCAACTGCACCAGTGCAGGCCATCGCCGCGGATCGCGGCGCGGCAGACGCCGTGCGCCATTGAATGTCAGCGCGCCCACGGTCTCCGGTCGCGCATTGAATTCGCTGCGAAGCTGATCGTTGGCGGCGCGCCAGTCGGCGCGAAGCACCGTGACTGCCGGAGTCCTGAACTCTCCGGCTGCGGCCGGGACGGCAAGACAAACATTGGCCAGACAAACGATGGCTGCCAAAGCCAGACACAGGCGCCAGATTGAAAAACCGGGGGCCGCCGCTCTCGTTTGCGTGTTGCCCCCGGTCAAGTCTCTGTCACCGCCGCCTGGATGTCATGTGTCGGACTGCTTAGTCCTTGGCGCGCTCGACGTACGAGCCGTCTTCGGTCAGGACCACGATCCGGGTGCCGGTGCCGACGTGCGGCGGGACGGCGGTGCGCACGCCGTTGGACAGGATCGCTGGCTTGTAGGACGACGATGCAGTCTGGCCCTTGGTCACCGGTTCGGTATCGACCACTTCGAGGGTCGCGCGCTGCGGCAAGGTGATGGCGACGGGCACGGACTCATACATCGACAGCTTGACCGTCATGTTTTCAGCCAAATACGGCGCGCCGGAACCGACCACGTCCTTCGGCACCAGGATCTGGTCGAAGGTCTCGTTGTTCATGAAATGGAAGCCGTCGCCGTCCGAATAGAGAAAATTGTAGTCGCGGTCTTCGATGGTGGCCCGCTCGACCTGATCAGTGGTCTTGTACCGCTCGGAGACCTTCACGCCATCGCTGATGCGTCGCATTTCGATCTGGCTGACCGGGGTTCCCTTGCCGGGATGGATGTTCTCGGCGGTCAGAACCACATATAGCTTGCCATCCATATCG is drawn from Bradyrhizobium prioriisuperbiae and contains these coding sequences:
- a CDS encoding lytic murein transglycosylase — translated: MTRIDSQRLTRRTLLGAAAVLVSRPWTSAAHAAPPGYDQWRDVFRAKAEARGISEATYTRVMGRTEPDMSVFTKMRNQPEFNEQAWQYINRRVSDWRLIAGKEALQKNGAVFSRIERDFGVERGTLLALWGVESAYGDPLVQQNHMRPVFPSLAALAWNEPRRKTYWETELINALKIVQRGWSTPDEMRGSWAGAMGHTQWMPEVWLNVGFDYDGDGRVSPFGKPDDALGSTARYLVNRGKYHRNEHWGYEVRTSGVSAGGSRSYDAWGSAGVKRADGQPFPQPNATAQLWTPVPGGPSFLLGPNFYAVRSYNPSMNYALAIVHLGDRILGGSPFIQPFPGSERALTLAEVQEMQTRLTRQGFDTGGNDGRVGNDTMKAIKDFQLKSGLTPADGYGGLKVLARLRQGS
- a CDS encoding glucose 1-dehydrogenase encodes the protein MPQPDRSARYPRLAGRYALVTGASQGIGRAIAIRFAEEGANVAINFVGASTGADETLALVRAASTRNGHDERQHLVLHADIGVEADIVAMFEALLKQWPRLDCLVNNAGFQRESATESLDVETYRRIIEVNLNGAVLCAQQALAHFVKRGGGGTIVNCSSVHQIIPKPGYLAYSISKGAMSNLTRTLALEFADRGIRVNAVGPGAIDTPINAAWTGDPTKRAVVESHIPLGRVGTAEEIAGVFAFLASDEASYITGQTIFACGGLTLFGEFRENWAS
- a CDS encoding M23 family peptidase, which codes for MALAAIVCLANVCLAVPAAAGEFRTPAVTVLRADWRAANDQLRSEFNARPETVGALTFNGARRLPRRDPRRWPALVQLNAITASFFPAITQSPVPVLLPFDAAELIGHRLSGTTAILSAAHYQDGFRTEMFDAGPAGYDAVFSLAQTSIDDLPQRTFARPVEIHITGSTLIYDINDLLAGKGEPVKALSQQFPDLRRTLREGYLRYAFTRFGIPYVVSVQCLDSVPRRNRLACREASVVAERFLKALRINGGKPRPLRGDIVSTAVERPGNVSPDFTYRPVGEIITNSGYHGQTGRADPTAYVQLRFPLHDAPAYANSQSFLNWGDCNYTGRTASPHNKGGSYRCKRNDKPLVFDESARENYSYPWQDNFCETRSFGVGQCASGFGHQGQDIRPSSCPMRNDGADRCEANRFSIVAVRDGVIVRGPAQQAAFLLVDTMTDHIRVRYMHMNPAHMDSDGLLNGRRVSEGETIGMVSNYQDYPGGTSTHLHFDLQVFTRDGWLWVNPYVTLISAYERLLGARGTEILPEPVAPASMAHAVPEEPHKPGLSSEGDGE
- the efp gene encoding elongation factor P encodes the protein MRVIASSIRKGNVIDMDGKLYVVLTAENIHPGKGTPVSQIEMRRISDGVKVSERYKTTDQVERATIEDRDYNFLYSDGDGFHFMNNETFDQILVPKDVVGSGAPYLAENMTVKLSMYESVPVAITLPQRATLEVVDTEPVTKGQTASSSYKPAILSNGVRTAVPPHVGTGTRIVVLTEDGSYVERAKD